The segment GACGAGTTCGTGCTGGTGCTGCCCGGCGCCGGGCCGAATCAGGCGGCCGAGGTGTCCCGCCGGATCGGCGCCGCGGCGACCGCGGAGAACTGGCAGGCGCTGGTCCCCGGCACCCCGATCGGCCTGGCCGCCGGCTGGTCCGAGGTGGGCTCCCGCGGCCGCGGGCTGACCGTCGCCCTGGCAGCCGCGGCGGCGAGCCGGAAACCCACGTGAGATGTCCGTGATCGAGCTCGGCGACGTCACCGCCGGCCGCCCACCGGACACGGAAGCCGATCGGATCCGGCCTCGCAGCCGCCGGCTCGGCGCGGCCCTGGCGGGGCTGTCCCTGCTGGTCTGTGCCGGCTCGGCGCCGGCTGCCGAGCCGGGCGTCCGTCTGCTGTGGAGCGCCGAGATGGCGTCCGAGAGCAACGTCATGGTCAGCGGCGACACGGCGTTGCTGGTGCGCGCCGGCGAGCGGACCGGGATCACCGCGTTCCGGCTCACCGACGGCGCCCGGCTGTGGGACAGGGAGCTGCCCGGGAGCCTGGCCGGGTTCCGGGTCACCCCCGGCGGCGGTCCCGTGCTGCTCTCGGTCGAACCGCCGCCCGCCGGGCCCGAGCCGGTCACGCGGACGACGATCGCGTTGCGGACCGGCACCGGCGAACAGATCTGGCAGCGGCCGGGCGAGGTGCACGCGCTGGCCGTCGACGACGACAGCACGCTCCTGATCAGGTATGACGGTCAGGGCGGCATCCTCGGGCTGGCCCGGGTGCGGCTGACCGACGGTACGCCGTACTGGGACCGGCCGGTCAGCGCGGTGCAGGAGGTCGCCGTGGAGAGCGACCACGGCCGGCCGACCCGTCTGGTGACCAACAGCCCGACCGGTCAGCTGACCGTGCTGCGGTACACCGACGCCGCCGTTCTGATCGAGCGCCGCATCCCCGGGCTCACCACCGAGCCGGCGATCGGCCGCTACGTGACGCTGCAGGCCGAGGACGGGCGGCTGGTGGTGCTGCACTCCGACGGCGAGCGGACCTACAGCGCGGCCTACGACCTGCAGACTCTGACCGAGATCCCGCGGGTCGGCTCCGGCGCCGACATATCGTTCAGCTGTGGTGTGGTCCTCTGCGGGCACGCGGCAGCGGATATGGTCGCCCTCGACCCGGAGACCGGCCGGGAGCTGTGGCGGTACCCGGACGTGGCCGGCATCTCGGTGATCGGCTCGGACCGGATGCTGATCGACGTGCAGGGGGGCGGGGAACACGTGCTGGTGGAGAGCCGGAGCGGGCGGGTCCTGGCGGACGGGTTGCGCGGGTCGGTGGCGACCGACCACACCCGGCCGGACTCGCTGTTGCTGCTGAACCCGACGGCCACACCGCAGAGCCGGACCTCGGTGGCCTCGCTGGACCTGCGTACCGGGAAGCGGGCCCTGCTCGGGGCGGTGGCCGGCGTTCCGGATCAGCAACGCTGCCGGTCGGCCCCCGGCTACCTGGTCTGCGAGGGCCCGGGCCGGCTCGTCGTCGCCGCGGTCCCCCGATGACCGTCATCGAGCTCGGCGACGTCGGGGCCGCCGCACCCGATCCGGAGGAGCGGGAGAAACACCCGGAGTTCAATCCGCGCACGTGGCGCCGGGTGGCCGCGATCGGCGTGACGCTGCTCTGCCTGCTCGTGCTCGGCGCGTCCGGGTTGCCCGGCCCGCCGACGGTTCGCGAGGTGTGGTCGGTACGGCCGAACGCCGGCTTCGCGATGACCGTGCGCTCGGACGGCGTCTTCGTGCACCAGCCGACCCGGGACGGGAGCGACCTGGTCGCGTACGACCTGGCTGACGGGACGGTGCAGTGGCGGCTGCCGTTCGACCGGCAGCCCACCTACATGTCGCTGGGCGAGGAGGCCGGCCTCCTGCTGATCCCCGGCGACGAGAAGTCGAAGCAGATCAAGCTGGAGGACGGCAGCACCGGCTTCGTGGTG is part of the Actinoplanes sp. NBC_00393 genome and harbors:
- a CDS encoding outer membrane protein assembly factor BamB family protein; translated protein: MSVIELGDVTAGRPPDTEADRIRPRSRRLGAALAGLSLLVCAGSAPAAEPGVRLLWSAEMASESNVMVSGDTALLVRAGERTGITAFRLTDGARLWDRELPGSLAGFRVTPGGGPVLLSVEPPPAGPEPVTRTTIALRTGTGEQIWQRPGEVHALAVDDDSTLLIRYDGQGGILGLARVRLTDGTPYWDRPVSAVQEVAVESDHGRPTRLVTNSPTGQLTVLRYTDAAVLIERRIPGLTTEPAIGRYVTLQAEDGRLVVLHSDGERTYSAAYDLQTLTEIPRVGSGADISFSCGVVLCGHAAADMVALDPETGRELWRYPDVAGISVIGSDRMLIDVQGGGEHVLVESRSGRVLADGLRGSVATDHTRPDSLLLLNPTATPQSRTSVASLDLRTGKRALLGAVAGVPDQQRCRSAPGYLVCEGPGRLVVAAVPR